From Alkalicoccobacillus plakortidis:
ATAGATACAAACGCCACCTCTAATGAGTTCGCCTGACGCTTGAGAAAGGTAGGCATCTAGTAATAGTCGTAACTCTGCCTCATCCTCCTCGTACGCACCAAACGTTCGATTCAACTGATCAGGAGTAGTCAGTTGCCCCCCATCATGCCGACCAAGCTTAAATCCAGCCCCCTTATAATCTGGGAATCCATAATACAAACCAAATGAAGTATCAAACACAACACAAGGAAACTGCAAATCATTATACAGATTCTCTCGCTTCGGCTTGAACCAAGCAAACGTTTTGCGGATCGGCTCGATAGGCATATTGATTTGTGGAAGCAGCTCATGAGTCCAGGCACCAGCTGTCACAATGAGTTTCTTTGCTCTAAAATTGTGTGTAGCAGACGTAACCGATACCTCATCATTTTTTGCATCAACATCAAGAACCAGTTCATTTTCAAAGAAAACAGCACCATGCTTTTGAGCTAGCTCCTTATAAGCTCGTACACACTCCTCACTCAATAAAAATCCCGCCAACGTATCCAAAACACCCATGTACTCTTTTGTGAGCTTGATTTCTGGCCATCGTGTCATAATTTCCTCAGATGTTAACACCTCATGCGGCAAATCATGAGTCGTTGAACTATGTAGAACCTCATCTATAAAATTCGAACCCTCTCTGCCCATCAACAGCGCACCAGACTGAATATAAAGCGTTCGCTTCGATTCCTGCTCTAACTCTCGCCAAAGTTCATACGCACATTTCACAAGTGGCACATAACTTTGCCCCTCACTATAACCAAAACGCAGCATCCGTGTTTGACCATGATGACTACCCTTTTCATTCGGAACGGTCTCCCTATCAATGACGGCTACTCTTTGATTCGCTTTCGCCAAATAATAAGCCGCAGCCACCCCCATCGATCCCCCACCAACAACTATCACATCATATTCATACTCCATCTCTGTTCACTTCCTTTTTTAGTAGTGTAGCGGATTTGCGTTTGTATGAATAGAGGATGAAAGGGGGGAGGGGTTTGGTATGAGGGCTTGGGCTCTTGCTCCCACCTCCAAAATTCAAATGCACTTCATAAAAATGACCATTTTTATGAAGTTATTTTGGTTGACTGGCTTGGTTTGTGGTGTGCTGGCTTGGTTTGTGGTGTGCTGGCTTGGTTACTGGCGACTCTTTCTACACGCGGCGGCCTCTTCCCACACGCAAGACCCTCCTTTCTACATGCGGTGGCCTCTTCCCACATGCGAGATCCTCCTTTCTACATGCGGCGGCCTCCTCCCACACGCGAGATCCTCCTTTCTACATGCGGCACCATCCTTTCCACTCACGGCGTCCTCCCCTCCGCGCGCG
This genomic window contains:
- the solA gene encoding N-methyl-L-tryptophan oxidase — encoded protein: MEYEYDVIVVGGGSMGVAAAYYLAKANQRVAVIDRETVPNEKGSHHGQTRMLRFGYSEGQSYVPLVKCAYELWRELEQESKRTLYIQSGALLMGREGSNFIDEVLHSSTTHDLPHEVLTSEEIMTRWPEIKLTKEYMGVLDTLAGFLLSEECVRAYKELAQKHGAVFFENELVLDVDAKNDEVSVTSATHNFRAKKLIVTAGAWTHELLPQINMPIEPIRKTFAWFKPKRENLYNDLQFPCVVFDTSFGLYYGFPDYKGAGFKLGRHDGGQLTTPDQLNRTFGAYEEDEAELRLLLDAYLSQASGELIRGGVCIYDQSPDEDFIVDWHPDHPHIMFAGGFSGHGFKFASVIGKLLSQMALEQPLLHPIDLFKLSRFR